One Falco biarmicus isolate bFalBia1 chromosome 13, bFalBia1.pri, whole genome shotgun sequence genomic region harbors:
- the TM4SF19 gene encoding transmembrane 4 L6 family member 19 produces the protein MCVGKCSRIVGLCLLVLGTLSVAANILLLFPGGALKYLVEGHISKLAKVMPGVWGGGIAVLLAATHITAVGWRCAGCSDCGTRRNAFISAVLSKLALLGAAACFVLSGVGLTNGPLCLYNASEHGRGTLWDYPFLDASGQEPGTRVENYLYDHRTWSVCLEPEGVVAWNVVLFSLLLLISAAEMVLASLQILNGCLGCLCGFCEGK, from the exons ATGTGCGTGGGGAAGTGCAGCCGGATTGTGGGTCTGtgcctgctggtgctgggcacgCTCTCCGTGGCAGCCAACatcctcctgctcttccccGGTGGGGCACTGAAGTACCTGGTGGAGGGGCACATCAGCAAGCTCGCCAAGGTCATGCCGGGTGTCTGGGGAGGCGGCATCGCT gtgctgctggcagcgaCCCACATCACGGCGGTGGGGTGGCGATGCGCCGGCTGCTCCGACTGTGGCACCCGTCGCAAT GCTTTCATCTCTGCTGTGCTCTCCAAGCTGGCACTCCTGGGCGCTGCCGCCTGCTTTGTCCTCTCCGGGGTGGGTTTGACCAACGGACCCCTCTGCCTCTACAACGCCTCCGAGCACGGCCGCGGGACCCTCTGGGATTACCCCTTCCTGGATGCCAGCGGCCAGGAGCCTGGCACCAG GGTAGAGAACTACCTGTATGATCATCGCACTTGGAGCGTCTGCCTGGAGCCGGAGGGTGTTGTGGCCTGGAATGTCgtcctcttctccctcctgctgctcatCAGCGCTGCCGAGATGGTGCTGGCCTCCCTCCAGATCCTCAATGGCTGCCTCGGGTGTCTCTGTGGCTTTTGCGAGGGGAAGTAG
- the NEU4 gene encoding sialidase-4 isoform X2: MGSRHFPARTVLFEKEPNGVTYRVPALLYLPCVAKLLAFAEERLSVDDAHANLLVLRRGTIYGSYVEWEDMRVLETATLQHHRSMNPCPLYDEFTGTLFLFFITVLGRTPEAYQIITGQNVTRLCCVTSADQGLSWSTATDLTQQVIGGAIKDWATFALGPGHGIQLRSGRLLVPAYSYHIDCKECFGQLCKTTPHSFTFYSDDHGQGWRFGEFIPNLQTGECQLVSVDEEDGSNVLYCNARSPLGFRVQALSTDDGAVFHGGQLVQRLVEPPHGCHGSVIGFPAPFVYVPAAPQDPMMPFLGSVHRLLPGMLSELRHLPAQRAAGEELPAAATGSHREPAEPKEGCSTPGHRGHAPAITSVQGQPAATPHPAAFFQAPTWVLYSHPTSSISRVNMGVHLSTFPRDVESWTEPWVIYEGPSAYSDLAYMELPYNEASISGGPAIAFACLYENGTRSPYEQISFSMFTLHDVLQNIPVTATVPQRDRSPLRRRKRGRRSCLVS; this comes from the exons CGATGCCCACGCCAACCTGCTGGTGCTGCGCCGCGGCACCATTTATGGGAGCTACGTGGAG TGGGAAGACATGCGCGTGCTGGAGACAGCGACACTGCAGCACCACCGGTCGATGAACCCCTGCCCGCTCTACGATGAGTTCACCGGCaccctcttccttttcttcatcacGGTGCTGGGCAGGACGCCCGAAGCCTACCAGATCATCACCGGCCAAAATGTCACCCGCCTCTGCTGCGTCACCAGTGCTGATCAGGGCCTGAGCTGGAGCACGGCCACGGACCTGACGCAGCAGGTCATTGGTGGGGCCATCAAAG ACTGGGCGACGTTCGCGCTGGGTCCCGGGCACGGGATCCAGCTGCGGTCTGGCCGGCTGCTGGTGCCCGCCTACAGCTACCACATTGACTGCAAGGAGTGCTTCGGCCAGCTCTGCAAGACCACCCCTCACTCCTTCACCTTCTACAGCGACGACCACGGCCAGGGCTGGCGCTTTGGGGAGTTCATCCCCAACCTGCAGACAGGCGAGTGCCAGCTGGTCTCGGTGGATGAGGAGGATGGCTCCAACGTCCTCTACTGCAATGCCCGCAGCCCCTTGGGCTTCAGGGTCCAGGCGCTCAGCACAGACGATGGGGCCGTCTTCCATGGGGGGCAGCTGGTCCAGCGGCTGGTTGAGCCCCCCCATGGCTGTCACGGCAGCGTCATTGGCTTCCCTGCACCTTTTGTGTACgtccccgctgccccccaggACCCCATGATGCCCTTCTTGGGCTCAGTGCACCGGCTGCTCCCTGGGATGCTCTCGGAGCTTCGGCACCTGCCCGCCCAGCGGGCAGCGGGTgaggagctgcctgctgcagccaccgGCAGCCACCGTGAGCCAGCTGAGCCCAAGGAGGGCTGTTCTACCCCAGGGCATCGTGGCCATGCCCCTGCCATCACCTCGGTCCAAGGGCAGCCGGCAGCaaccccccaccctgctgccttCTTCCAAGCACCAACATGGGTCCTCTactcccaccccaccagctcCATATCGCGGGTCAACATGGGAGTCCACCTGAGCACCTTCCCCAGGGACGTGGAGAGCTGGACTGAGCCGTGGGTCATCTACGAGGGCCCAAGCGCTTACTCGGACCTGGCTTACATGGAGCTGCCCTACAATGAGGCCTCCATCTCTGGTGGCCCAGCCATTGCTTTCGCCTGCCTTTATGAGAACGGGACACGTTCGCCGTACGAGCAGATCTCCTTCAGCATGTTCACCCTGCACGATGTGCTCCAGAACATCCCCGTGACAGCCACTGTCCCCCAGCGGGACCGCAGCCCCCTGCGCCGCAGGAAGCGGGGGCGAAGGAGCTGCCTCGTCTCCTAG